The Budorcas taxicolor isolate Tak-1 chromosome 5, Takin1.1, whole genome shotgun sequence genome includes a window with the following:
- the TAMALIN gene encoding protein TAMALIN: MTLRRLRKLQQKEEAAAAPDPAARAPDSEAAPAAPTPTPASGPPAAAAGPGTPGDELYAALEDYHPAELYRALAVSGGTLPRRKGSGFRWKNLSQSPEQQRKVLTLEKEENQTFGFELQTYGLHHREEQRVEMVTFVCRVHESSPAQLAGLTPGDTIASVNGLNVEGIRHREIVDIIKASGNVLRLETLYGTSIRKAELEARLQYLKQTLYEKWGEYRSLMVQEQRLVHGLVVKDPSIYDTLESVRSCLYGAGLLPGSLPFGPLLAAPGGSRGGARRTGGDSEDAVYHTCFFGGAEPPAPPPPPPPLARLPGPGAADAPAPGSRAMLSRSASVRCAGPGGGGGGAPGALWTEAREQALCGPGLRKTKYRSFRRRLLKFIPGLNRSLEEEESQL; this comes from the exons ATGACCCTTCGTCGACTCAGGAAGCTGCAGCAGAAagaggaggcggcggccgcccCAGACCCCGCCGCTCGGGCTCCTGACTCGGAAGCCGCTCCCGCCGCTCCGACCCCGACCCCGGCCTCGGGCCCCCCTGCTGCAGCCGCCGGCCCTGGGACCCCCGGGGACGAGCTGTACGCGGCGCTGGAGGACTACCACCCCGCCGAGCTGTATCGCGCGCTCGCGGTGTCCGGGGGCACCCTACCCCGCCGAAAG ggCTCAGGATTCCGCTGGAAGAACCTCAGCCAGAGTCCTGAACAGCAGCG GAAAGTGCTGACTTTGGAGAAGGAGGAGAACCAGACCTTTGGCTTTGAGCTCCAG ACTTATGGCCTTCACCACCGAGAGGAACAGCGCGTGGAGATGGTGACCTTTGTCTGCCGGGTTCATGAATCCAGCCCTGCCCAGCTGGCGGGGCTCACACCAG GGGATACCATTGCCAGCGTCAACGGCCTGAACGTGGAAGGCATCCGACATCGGGAGATTGTCGACATCATTAAGGCATCTGGCAACGTTCTCAG ACTGGAAACTCTGTACGGGACATCAATTAGGAAGGCAGAACTGGAGGCTCGTCTACAGTACCTGAAG CAAACCCTGTATGAGAAGTGGGGAGAATACAGGTCCCTGATGGTGCAGGAGCAGCGGCTGGTGCATG GTCTCGTGGTGAAGGACCCGAGTATCTATGACACGCTGGAGTCGGTGCGCTCCTGCCTGTACGGCGCGGGCCTGCTCCCGGGCTCGCTGCCCTTCGGGCCTCTGCTGGCCGCCCCGGGAGGCTCCCGCGGGGGAGCGCGGCGGACCGGGGGCGACTCGGAAGATGCGGTCTACCACACGTGCTTCTTCGGGGGCGCTGAGCCGCctgcgcccccgccgccgccgccgcccctcgCGCGCCTGCCGGGACCGGGCGCGGCCGACGCTCCGGCCCCGGGGTCCCGAGCGATGCTGAGCCGCAGCGCCAGCGTGCGGTGCGCGGGccccgggggcggcggcggcggtgcgCCGGGCGCGCTCTGGACTGAGGCTCGCGAGCAGGCCCTGTGCGGCCCCGGCCTGCGCAAAACCAAGTACCGCAGCTTCCGCCGGCGGCTGCTCAAGTTCATCCCCGGACTCAAtcgctccctggaggaggaggagagccaGCTgtag